The genomic window CAACATTAGCTATGTAAAACCAGGAACAAATTCTCTGTCATGTATACTGAATATTATTTGTGTATTGTTGAGTTATCATATTGAAgtgaaatattttaattttgatgtaagtgtcttgcatttgacaagttttcTGTTTGGTTATTGAGCTTAAATAGCCTAGCACAATCATTCTCTTTCATTCAAACTTGGGAAAATGTTGGCTGAGCTATTAACAATAGGTTTCGAATTCAAATTGAGTATCTAGTTGCATTACAAATTTACAACTCAGAATAGAGAACTTCTCAATGCAAGGTTAATTTGGCTGTAATTAGATAAGAAAATGATGAAGGGTGGTTGAAGAATAATTGGAGAAATCTGAACATATATATTAACTTATAAACAAAATAAGGAATGTTTTACATGAATTATTTATTGGTATAATATTCAAGTTAGTCCTCCAATAGTGTCTCTACCACTATTTAGTTCTTTGTTGGTTTTATGATATGATtagtaaaataatataattctatGGCACGTTTAATCTTCTAAGTAATCATCATATTGTGCATTGTACATTACTACATGTTATTTTTTGTCTTACGCTCCTCCAATTTTCAAGGTTCCCTCATTTGATATTCAAATGGAAGATTCCAAATTGTGCAGGATATTCCTTCCTCCGAAGATTACAACAGTGTCCTAATGGATTCTATTATGAGACTTTTTGTTTCATAATTCCTTTTTGATAGTGGCACTAATCGAGAatagatcctctcaattttttcttAACAATTGAGATAGTGAAGTATGATCTCTTACAATTAGTTTTATAAATAGAACCAAAAATAAATACGAAAGAGAGCAATgaataattaaaaatcacattttacattctcaattttttttaacaattgagaggatccattcccaCACCAATAGCAATAATCACATGCTTCACAACACTAACACAACACAATTAACATTTTACAGTATGCATTTATCCTCTAAAAATTTGATAAGCTTTGGAGCAATTGTCTTTTTTAGTCATATTTAGTATTTGaccaataaaaatatttttatattaaattttaataatataaaaataaaatattaacttaagagtgttaactaatattaataaaaaaatatttactccTCATTGTTTTTAGCAGTGTTTTATTGGTGGTGAATTGTAGGCCACCTGATATGCAcaacaaaaatcaaataaaaaatcagCAGAAAGCTCAAATTCACGAAGGCCATGGAAGTTTCTCGATGGTCACAGAAGCAGCATCGCCATTCACCGCCACATTCTGGAGCCTAATATAGCAACCGCTTCCTCTCTGAGATTTAGCAAATAGGGTTTCATttccaaaattaaaaaatcacaaaaaatctaATTTGGAATTGGAACCTGATTTTCCAATGGAGTCAACCAAAGAACAACACGGGTTACTGCACCAGATCCTACCCCCGCGCCTCGAAGATGCAGGCCTCGAAGATTGTGCTCTTCCGCCTGAATCCATCCACCAAGCATTCCTCAAAGCAGCCGCTGCCGTGAAGTCCGCCGCCGCGATTTTCTCCGATGACGATGACGAGACTGCCGGAGATTGCGTCAACGACCCGTGGCCAGCCGCAGCCGAGGGAACCTCCGATGCCGTGATTGGGATCGAGCCGGAGAACGAGCCGCCCGGAGCATGTGCCGTCGAGAAAGGATGCGAAGAAGGCGGCGATGAGGTGAAGGTCTCTGGTGGTAGCGGCGGCGAAGTGGAGGAGGTTGTGGAAGAAATTGTGGTTGGAGAAGGAGCTAAATTGGGGGAAGGTGAAGAAGAACCTTGCATTGATGAATTGCAAGGTTTGGGAATTGAAGATGATGCAAAGAAGAAAAActgtgaagaagagaagaaacctACTTTAACTGAAGGCTATGTATGAAACGCGGAAAAAGTTGAAATTTCCTTCGGTTTTTGTTCTGGGTAgccctgttttttttttttgttttcattatGGCCAGTTTCTGTTAATTCTCCGTTACTAAGAAATCTGCGTAGTTAAGGTGTTTTGTAAACTGTAGCTGCAATGTCAATGTATTTCTTTCTTCAAATCTTGATGTTGATTTTCTTTCCTTGAGATCTTTGTTTGAAAGGGTATATCCCTTTGATTTTCAATAAATTCAGTCTAGTTGTATTAAAGTCATTGTTGATATCAGAATCAACGCCCAATTTGTAACCACATTTGCAAATTCATGTTAGAAACAATATGTACGGTGACACCTTTGATAAGATCATAAGGTTTTATTTGTATCCAATAATAAGTCCCCCGATGAGACGTTTAGAGCTGAAAATGGTTGCCTCTAATTTAGGCCCTATTAAATGTGTTATATAGATAGATATATGTTTCAACTTTCACAGCTTGTTTAAAAACTTTTTAATGGTATAGAATTAAATTTTAGTGTTttggaataaattaataaaattatacttgTTCAAAAATAATGGTTACACACACAAAATCTATGCATTTTTTTTAAGATAGTAGACCttccaaaaaaatatatattatattgagtgaattaaaagaaaaaaaaaaggaaacaaaagtGGTGAAAAAAGAGAGTATGTGTTAAAAAATAGAAGACATTTaaagaaaatttaagaaaaagtaattaaattataaaagtattTTAGACGGTTTAAATTTCAAATGAAAttccaataaaataaaattttaagtcagatttatttaaattagaattgattttgaaaaaaaaatagaaaaactaatttaattacttcTGTTTCAAACAATGGAATTAAATTCAAAGGCATTTAATATTTTCCCATAATTGGACCAGAAAAAAGGTATGTAACAGCCgggtaataaaagataaaaaagataccAGTGGGTCCTAAGTGGAATTCCGAATTCTATTGCTATGATCTTAACAAACTCGAGCATACAGCCCGAAGTAACAAGCAATACGCTCAACAATGCTCCCACAATCATCAATGTTTAACGTCTGAAAAAATTATTGTAGACAAATGAAGGCGCATCAAAGTTATTTTGATAGTTCAATAGATGGCATCAAATTAAACCAATGGGGTTAAGAGGGGCTTTCCGAGGAAGTGAGCCTCCAGATTGTCAAGGACAAGGTCAGCCATTGCAGTCCGAGTTTCAACTGTGGCGCTTCCAACATGAGGCAGCAAAACAACATTTTCAAGCCCAAACAGCTCTTCGGGGACATGAGGCTCTTTCTCGAACACATCTAGCCCAGCTCCTCCTAGGCGACCTTCAAGCAGTGCAGAGACCAGCTCCGGCTCATCAACATGCTTGCCTCGCCCAATGTTGATCAGAACACCCTTTGGACCGAGAGCATTTATCACCTCCCGGTTGATTATGTGATGAGTTTCCGACGTAAGAGGGCAGGCAACAACCAGTACATCACAGTTGGAGGCTAACTCAACAACACTTGGATAGTACTTGTACTTCGAATCTGGTTTTTCATTTCTGGAGTAATAACATATTGAACAGTCGAATCCTTCAGCTCTCTTGGCAACTGCTGCGCNNNNNNNNNNNNNNNNNNNNNNNNNNNNNNNNNNNNNNNNNNNNNNNNNNNNNNNNNNNNNNNNNNNNNNNNNNNNNNNNNNNNNNNNNNNNNNNNNNNNNNNNNNNNNNNNNNNNNNNNNNNNNNNNNNNNNNNNNNNNNNNNNNNNNNNNNNNNNNNNNNNNNNNNNNNNNNNNNNNNNNNNNNNNNNNNNNNNNNNNNNNNNNNNNNNNNNNNNNNNNNNNNNNNNNNNNNNNNNNNNNNNNNNNACTGCAAGGGTAATATTatacaaataaatataaatttggcATTGCAAAAGCAAATGGGATCCCAAAAAAGTATGTGTGCACGTATAAAACAAATTATGATGTGATGATGATTGATCGTTCGGGTCTTGTTTTCTAAGACCGCTATGAATAGTACAAATTGTTAGGCAGTCTGTTTATGGTGCTCAGACAAAAAAATGAATGGATGAGAAAAGTTATCCTCATGGCAAAAGAAATCTCAGATTAACGAGATTATTTTATCTCATCATCACAGCACCTTCTCCTATTTATAGTTTCAATTCAAAAatgaaaataagtaaataacaaACAAGTAAGATATAACTGTTTACATATACATGAGAATGATGAGATTAATGGAGACGGAGATAACAATATATGAAGAATAATAGAATGAAAGGTGCTCAGAAGAATGAATGGATAGAATTGTTTCCTCATAGCAAAAGAAATCTCAGATTAACGAGATTATTTCATATCATCATCACAGCACCTTCTATTCACTATTTCACTTCAAAATGGAAAACAAACACACTAGTAACGTTTAAATGTTTACATATTGTCATATACaggtgtgtgtgtgtttgtgagagagagagagagagagagagaagcaaaTTGGTTTCTTATATATTCTTCATTCGGTGTCGTCATTGCTAGCATAGGCGAACTGCATCTTTAACAGAGATGACGATAATGATTAATGAAGGGGTTATAAACTTAGTTATAAACTTGTAACAACAGAACACTTTAAAGTTACACGTTTAATAGCCCATGCCACGAACCATAGCTCGTGTTAGGCGGCGCTGCAGCTTGAAGATTTAGGGTTTTTTATCCTTGTTCGTTTTATGGCTCTCTTTTTCTTTGGGTCAGaaattctgtttttttttttttgtcttgagAGGAATTCTTTTATAATTGGAGTAAACTTTTGGGCTAACAGATAATGATGTGGATTAAGGTTTTTACACCCCTCCCCCTCAAAATTCTTTATTGGGCTTCTTCCTTTATTGGGTCTATCATTAAGGAGATTGGAAGGCACTATGCACCCAGGGTTTCACTTTGTTGACAACACCACCCCTGTAGTGCTCAGACATACCTATAGGGAAGGTAACCAGGCTGCAGACTGGCTGGCAAAAAAAAGTGTGGAGGAGAGAGGTGCAGGGTACAGCTTCATTGACTCCCCTTTTATGGATTTGAGATCCATCTTAGATGCTGACATGAGAGGGGTCTCCTTACCCGTTGTGTTATTGATTTATAACTGTTTGTTTCTTTTTGGGGCTTTCAGCCCCCTTTgactaccaaaaaaaaaattttaggggATGATTTTAGTGGGGCTACCTTACACCGATATGTGTAATtcttttgctttctctttctggGAGTTAACCCCGTTTgcttacaaaaaaaataaaattacattcTTAGTATTCCCAAATTTCCAAGGCTAAACTTCACTCGAACTTTTGTCTTTTGCCTTTCGGCCATATGCAAATACTTTGAGACATACCAAGAGAAAGAAACTGAAAACCATGTAGGACAACAAACAGCAACTGTTTCAAAGAATGAAGAATTGTAGACCCTTTTGTGAGACTAAACTTATTCCATTAGGTAAATACTTTTATTTCCAAATTCCAAGTATGAAAGACTAGTAGCACAAAGCCACAAACAAATCTCTGGAGGGTTGTTTAGGGAAGGCATTAAGAGGACAAGTCAGTAATATGCCCGGGGCTGTGATACTTGTCAAAGAAACAAGTATCAAAAGTATCGATACACTTTCACCTGGAGGCCTCTAGCAGCCCCTCTCCATTCCGTGTCAAGTTGGACTAATATCTCTATGGACTTCAACTGAAGATTACCCGCATGCGATGGGGGGTTTGATATCAGGTAGAGGATAGGCTCGCAAAATATGAACATTTCATAGCCCTGTCTCACCCTTTCAGTGCCAAGGATGTAGTATCATTTCATGAGTTCCCCAAATCTATCATTTCAAAGCTGTCTAGGTTGTGGCTAAGACTACTTTGAAGCACAGCACAGCCTATAATCCTCAAATGGATTGCCACACCAAAGAGGCGAACAAGTTTTTGGAAGCTTATTGGGTGCTTCACTAATGGGAAGCCT from Arachis ipaensis cultivar K30076 chromosome B09, Araip1.1, whole genome shotgun sequence includes these protein-coding regions:
- the LOC107617257 gene encoding hydroxyphenylpyruvate reductase (The sequence of the model RefSeq protein was modified relative to this genomic sequence to represent the inferred CDS: added 43 bases not found in genome assembly); this translates as MGSISVLLVGKVLPYLEQELDKRYNLFRGIDPSQRAAVLRDHAASIRAVVASSSGGPDAALIEALPKLEIVSSFSVGVDRIDLQKCKEKGVRVTNTPDVLTDEVADLTIGLILAVLRRICECDRYVRSGNWKKGDYKLTTKFSGKTLGILGLGRIGAAVAKRAEGFDCSICYYSRNEKPDSKYKYYPSVVELASNCDVLVVACPLTSETHHIINREVINALGPKGVLINIGRGKHVDEPELVSALLEGRLGGAGLDVFEKEPHVPEELFGLENVVLLPHVGSATVETRTAMADLVLDNLEAHFLGKPLLTPLV
- the LOC107617259 gene encoding uncharacterized protein LOC107617259 is translated as MESTKEQHGLLHQILPPRLEDAGLEDCALPPESIHQAFLKAAAAVKSAAAIFSDDDDETAGDCVNDPWPAAAEGTSDAVIGIEPENEPPGACAVEKGCEEGGDEVKVSGGSGGEVEEVVEEIVVGEGAKLGEGEEEPCIDELQGLGIEDDAKKKNCEEEKKPTLTEGYV